The nucleotide window CCTCATCGCCAAAGAAGCTGAACTGCGTGGCAATGTGCCGCACGGGGCCGACTTCTCGATCCACGGCGCTACGCATCTGCTGGAGCCGCTGCCCATGCATGAACATCACGCCGTCCATAAACTGCACGCCGCGCTCAGCGCATGCCGCGAGGATTTCCTCCACCTCGGCGGCATCGCAGCCGACGGGTTTTTCCACCAGCACGTGCTTCCCTGCTCGCACGGCACGCAGCACCCATTCTTTGCGGATGCCCGTGGGTAGCGGGATGTACACGGCGTCGATGTCGGGCCGCTCCAGCAGTGCTTCATAGCTGCCGAGAGCCTCGGGCTGCACCGGATGCGGCACCTGCGCCTGACATTCGTCGATAAAGGCCTGAGCTTTCGCCAGTTCGCGGCTGGCCACGGCGATGAGCGTGGCATTCCCAGCATCCAGGATGGATTGCCAGTTCTTCCGGGCGATGAAGGCCGCGCCGAGGATGCCCCAGCGGCAGGTGGTGGAGGTCGTTTGTGCCATGAGTGGTGAGATGTCGGATGAGTTGCTGAAAAAAGGGTGCGTATGCTGCATGCTCGATGCTCGGCCAGCCCGGTAGAAACGCCGATCCTGCGTGATTCACGCATCACGCAGCAGGCTTCACTTCGGCTCCGCTGCGAGGAGCTGCCGCGTGCCATCGACCAGGTAGTAAACACCGGACCACAGGGCAAAAAAAGCAGTTATCAGCACCGGCCAGATCAGCGCGGGCGTGGTGATGTCCAGCATGATCCAGAGCACCGCGACGATCTGCGCCACCGTGCAGGCCTTCCCCGTCCAGTGGGCCTGGATATGGCACTTCCCCGCAAAGTGGTCGATGATGAAGGCCGCACCGATGGAGGCGAGGTCTTTGAAGACGATGAGCAGCGGGAACCACAGCGGAAACTGCTGTCTCCACGACGTAAAGCTCAGCGTCAGGATGGCAGAGAGCAGCAGCAGCTTATCCGCCAGCGGGTCCAGGATCGCTACTAGCCGTGTGCGCATGTCGAACCGCCGCGCCACCCAGCCATCCAGCGCATCACTCAGCGCCGCCACGGCAAAGACCACCACCGTCCACAGACGTAGGGATTCATCTGCCGCACCCGCCTTCACACTCTGTGCATAGTACACAGCCAGCCCGATAAAGACCGGGATCAGCAGGATGCGCAGGATCGTGATTTGCAACGCTAGATTCACTCCACCTCCTAATATGCGGGAAGTACGAAGCTGAAACTTGAAACTTAGAACCTCTTCGCGACAGGCAGTGACACACACATCCTGCCCACTCACTCTGTTTCATGGAAATCGCGCCGCTCGACCTCCTCAACGCCTACTGCGAAGGCATCTTCCCCATGGGGGAGGACGGTGGCGGTGTGAACTGGTATCGGCCAAAGATGCGCGGTATCCTCCCCATCGCGGATTTTCATCTACCGCG belongs to Verrucomicrobiaceae bacterium and includes:
- a CDS encoding CDP-alcohol phosphatidyltransferase family protein; this encodes MQITILRILLIPVFIGLAVYYAQSVKAGAADESLRLWTVVVFAVAALSDALDGWVARRFDMRTRLVAILDPLADKLLLLSAILTLSFTSWRQQFPLWFPLLIVFKDLASIGAAFIIDHFAGKCHIQAHWTGKACTVAQIVAVLWIMLDITTPALIWPVLITAFFALWSGVYYLVDGTRQLLAAEPK